In the genome of Carassius carassius chromosome 12, fCarCar2.1, whole genome shotgun sequence, the window ACACACAGAACCACTATAGTACTGTTATGTACTAGAAAGAATAGCATCCATAAGACCATAACAATGACATGATCTATGGTAAGGACTGAAGATCTGCATCTAATGTGATAATGTAATGTGTTTCAGTGTGGTTCAGGACTCAGAGAGACTCCGATGTGTCTGCGATCAGAGATCAGGAGCAGAATCCAGATCAGAATCCAGATCAGGTGAAAACACAAACTCTTTCTGATGATATCTGACCTGGAGACATCAGGACGCTTGTAAATCATCATCATCTCAAGACACTGAGCGACAAAAGCTCAGAAGAAATATATCTATAGATAgtttttaaaagattatttttttaataatataattttttatttttaaatatgtttaaaaatgttttgtattatctttattattatagaCAGTTTAacataaaaccttttttaaatataaaatgcatagAATGCTATTTGGTTTAATTATTGTATCTAAAAATAAGCTTTTAGAAATCCTTATCCTGTTATCATAAATGACTGAGAACGTTGTGGAAATTCAGTAGATGTGAgttttgttttagtcattttttgagatattattatttttagtaatgtTTTTGCAGTTAAAGTTTAGTTATTCtcctttttttgtcaattttattagtttgattattatttttaaataagcagatatagtttttttttttttttagatcatcaAGTTGAAAATGCTGAAAAAGTCAATTCTCTTTCGATTCTCTTTTACTCAACTCTTTcgattctatctacttgttttcattatatataaataaatatatatatatatatatatatatatatataatctttccattgatgtgtggtttgttatgataggacaatattttgctgagatacaactatttgaaaatctagaatctgagggtgcaaaaaaaaaaatatatatatatatatatatcttcatggaacatgatctttacttaaagagtaactaaaccctaaaccaactttttttagttaatgatctataagaatggggctttattagtgctgttcattgattcgagtaacttttttgacatttgagtataaagtgttttaattctacaatatatggtgtaaaaacgtgtgagtgctgccctcttcaggttgaacggtggctactgcagttgatttttcctattggatgttgcggtggcaagtgacgtaagcggtggcaggtgacgtcagCAGTTTCCAgcccaccacgccccttggtacgagctaccacgcccttgtcagtataaaaccatcttgttccgtcaaaatcactgtagtgagtcaggagctggaattgcgagtattgaaaacgatcaggatagactattatatcatctatttagcatatcaattataGCGTTATTtatatcttcaagttagcgtagatttatctgtatttagtacagtggtcaggatggtacggaggtgtgttgctggttgtgacagcactgctggactgcatagttttccagcagactcaggtgcacgccgcactcgctcagccccgccctaggttcgtcccctctatctccgcagtgatctgcccacttttcagcatttttcaaatattgtcagtgggtggagtcaggctctgagcaggggtttagttacactttaatatcctaatgatttttgccatcaaagaaaaattataattgtgacccatacaatgtatttttggctattgctacaaatataccccagagacttgagACTgcttatatatagttttttttttggtaactaaagctttttttatatagttttggtTAACTATAATACCAGTGGTGTATTCCGTCATTGATAAACCGTTCTTGTGTTTAATGGTGAATTGAAACACTTGATGTCTTCTGGTGTGTTTGTAGTCTGTCTCTCCGCTGGACGAGGGAACCGGAGCTTTAGTGATTAAACAAGAGCGACAGGAACAAGAATCCAGCAGCGCTGCTGCAGGTATCATAACATCTGATCCCAGAGGAATCGCTACTCTCTTTAAAAGTCTGCTCAAGAGTGTTTAACTCTCTGCTTTAACCCACAGAGAATCGTCCCTTCGATCCCGAGCAGCAGAACATCCAACAGATCCAAGCTCAGGAGAACCATAAACCACTGTTAGAAGGAGCTTCAGAGATCCcaaacacacactgcacacattcCCAGACGTCCACGGAGCTTCGGAGTGGACCGGGACTCCAGGTTAAAGCTGAGAAGGACGATGAGGAGCCGAGAGGTCACCTGAGGTTCGCTCAGCTGTGGACAAACACAGAACCGTCCAGAAACATGTGTCTGGATCCCGTGGAGACACAGATGGAGCTTTACGAGCCTGTACTGATCAATGCAGATGATGGAGAGACAGGTGCAAGATTGGACTCGGGTCAAGCATTGGCTCGCCGGCTCCGGACTCACTGGCGCTCAAGTGCAGACGCGGAGAAGCGCTTCAGCTGCTCGTACTGTGAGAAGAGCTTCAGTCGCTTCGGGCAGCTGAAGGAGCATCTGCGCAGTCACACGGGCGAGAAGCCCTTCGCCTGCGCTCAGTGCGGACGCAGCTTCACCAAACACTGCAATCTGATCCGGCACGCCGTGGTGCACAGCGGAGAGAAGCCGTACCAGTGCGGTCAGTGCGGGAAACGCTTCACGCAGCGCTCCAGTCTGAAGTCTCACCAGAGGACTCACTCGAGCGCGTGGGGTCACAGCTGACAACAGCACAACACAGCAGCTCATCCACTGTAAAACACACAGAGGGACttcttttttgctgtttttaaatgctcTTTCAAATTGTATGTTCATATTTTGATTTCAGATTGTATCGATTGATGTGTTTTCTGTGTTAATTTATGATTTGTCTGCATGATTGAATAAATCATGTTACAGTTCGGTATCATCTAGtaaattggggaaaaaaaaacatttaatatgaaaacaactgACGTGTTCaattaaataactttaaaaaatgacaactttttatttttccttttttggttTCGAATTGATATTGTTTTTTGGCACTTCTAGAACATAATGCCATGCGTCTGACCTTCAACATTCCAAATAATTCCAACTAATTTATTATGAATACCCAGATGTATCAATTATTATAGaagtattataaataattaattaaaataaaatgtattataaaactaaattaaatgaaacattgaagcaaaattaaaagaacttttttttaattaatattgatcttcaacattaaatataaaaaatatataaacgactgaaatatattaaatattatttttgaattgttttactgtatttgacaGTTCTAGAACATATATTGAACCTTAAATGTCACatattaaaactaattaaatataattataattctgaaatataattaattataactaaataattgtataaatatattataattatttatcttatttttgaatcaattgttttactttttggcaCTCGTAGAACATATCATGTACCTaattaattataatgaaataatttataatagttaTATATAGAAAGGAAAATAATTAGGCTACCATCAGTTTGATTGGTCggtcattattttctttttttagattttgaggaccagtcaattttgtattatattgtaattGCACTCTTTGCTGCTGCTCTTCTCTTGCGGTGTTTACGGTCGCTGCTGCTGAAGCCGGAAGTGTTTTCGTCCGCGGCTTCTGAAGGTACAGTGAGAGCGCGATGGTCTGGACGCGTCCGGAAGTGAAGATGGCGAGCAGCAGCGCCGTGTTTGAGAGCAGACTGAAGCGCGTGCTGGAGGCCGCAGTGTCGGAGATCCTGCAGCTGCACGAGGATGCGCTGATGCTGATGCGGGTGCAGATCCATCAGAGAGACGCGCAGATCGACGCGATGAAGAGCAGAGTCACGGCGCTCGAGAGCGGCTTACAGCGCGTCACCGCTGCCAGCAGCACGGGTACAGACTGCATACTACATACTGCATACTGAATACAACACACTGCATTCTACATACAGAATACAGTACACTGCATACTGAATACTGCATACTGAATACAACATACTACACACTGCATACTGAATACAACACACTGCATACTGAATACAGCACTACACACTGCATACTGAATACAGCACTACACACTGCATACTGAATACAACACACTGCATTCTGAATACAACACACTGTATACTGCATACTGAATACAACACACTGCATATTACATACTGAATACAACACACTGCAAACTACACCCTGCATATTGAATACAACACACTGTATACTGCATTCTGAATACAACACACTGTATACTGCATACTGAATACAACACACTGCATATTACATATTGAATACAACACACTGCATACTGAAAACAATACACTGCATACTACACCCTGCATATTGAATACAACACACTGCATTCTGAATACAACACACTGCATATTACATACTGAATACAACATACTGCATTCTGAATACAACACACTGCATATTACATACTAAATACAACATACTGCATACTACACCCTGCATATTGAATACAACACACTGCATTCTGAATACAACACACTGTATACTGCATACTGAATACAACACCCTGCATATTGAATACAACACACTGCATTCCGAATACAACACACTGTATACTGCATACAGAATACAACACACCGCATACTACACCCTGCATATTGAATACAACACACTGCATATTACATACTGAATACTGAATACAACACACTGCATATTACATACTGAATACTGAATACAACACACTGCATATTACATACTGAATACAACGCACTGCATACTACACCCTGCATATTGAATACAACACACTGCATATTACATACTGAATACTGAATACAACACACTGCATATTACATACTGAATACAACGCACTGCATACAACACCCTGCATATTGAATACAACACACTGCATATTACATACTGAATACAACATACTGCATACTACACCCTGCATATTGAATACAACACACTGCATATTACATACTGAATACTGAATACAACACCCTGCATATTGAATACAACACACTGCATTCTGAATACAACACACTGTATACTGCATATTGAATACAACATACTGCATTCCGAATACAACACACTGTATACTGCATATTGAATACAACATACTGCATTCCGAATACAACACACTGTATACTGCATACTGAATACAACACACCGCATACTACACCCTGCATATTGAATACAACACACTGCATATTACATACTGAATACTGAATACAACACAATGCATATTACATACTGAATACAACGCACTGCATACTACACCCTGCATATTGAATACAACACACTGCATATTACATACTGAATACAACACACTGCATATTACATACTGAATACAACACACTGCATACAACACCCTGCATATTGAATACAACACACTGCATTCTGAATACAACACACTGTATACTGCATACTGAATACAACACACTGCATATTGAATACAACACACTGCATTCCGAATACAACGCACTGCATATTACATACTGAATACAACACACTGCATATTACATACTGAATACAACGCACTGCATACTACACCCTGCATACTGAATACAACACACCGCATACTACACCCTGCATATTGAATACAACACACTGCATATTACATACTGAATACAACACACTGCATATTACATACTGAATACAACGCACTGCATACAACACCCTGCATATTGAATACAACACACTGCATATTACATACTGAATACAACATACTGCATACTACACCCTGCATATTGAATACAACACACTGCATATTACATACTGAATACTGAATACAACACCCTGCATATTGAATACAACACACTGCATTCTGAATACAACACACTGTATACTGCATATTGAATACAACATACTGCATTCCGAATACAACACACTGTATACTGCATATTGAATACAACATACTGCATTCCGAATACAACACACTGTATACTGCATACTGAATACAACACACCGCATACTACACCCTGCATATTGAATACAACACACTGCATATTACATACTGAATACTGAATACAACACAATGCATATTACATACTGAATACAACGCACTGCATACTACACCCTGCATATTGAATACAACACACTGCATATCACATACTGAATACAACACACTGCATATTACATACTGAATACAACGCACTGCATACAACACCCTGCATATTGAATACAACACACTGCATTCTGAATACAACACACTGTATACTGCATACTGAATACAACACACTGCATATTGAATACAACACACTGCATTCCGAATACAACACACTGCATATTACATACTGAATACAACACACTGCATATTACATACTGAATACAACGCACTGCATACTACACCCTGCATACTGAATACAACACACCGCATACTACACCCTGCATATTGAATACAACACACTGCATATTACATACTGAATACAACACACTGCATATTACATACTGAATACAACGCACTGCATACTACACCCTGCATATTGAATACAACACACTGCATATTACATACTGAATACTGAATACAACGCACTGCATACTACATACTGAATACAACGCACGGCATAGTACATACTTCATACTGCGTATATCACAGCTGATGAATGTTAGTCACTCATCATGGCTGCACTGATCAATACTGTATGCAGAAACCAGCATCACCCATACGAAAAGAGTTCAGATTATATGGGGATTTGAGCTGGTTTTCTGCTACAGGATGATTTGCCAATGAAATTACACTTCACAAAAAATCCTTTATGTGAAACTCCTGATTTGTATCAATAAAGCAATCAAACTATCTAAAGATTTCTACAATGGGAGGATTTCCTTCAGTTTCTCAGACactgtttttattgaaaaaataatatttaattaaatattaatgtaattaagaTCATTCTTAAATATCATTTTGCGATTTCTTTATTTGTGCACAGACATGTTGTAAAAAACAAAGAATAGTCAATGGAAAAACCTTTTCTAGTAACAACCATGTTTTGgttaattattacaaaaaaaaaattctttatcaaactgaaaaatatttaacataatcAAGACTTCTGTTAACTTCTGTGTAAATTTACTAAACTGGGGCCAGGTGCAGAAACATAGCTACTAAGACATATGTTAtgtcttaagaactagtttgactAACTAAAGAACTGAGCTAATCAGGTAATCAGTCTTACTGActttataagtgtgtgtgtgtgtgtgtgtgtgtgtgtgtgagagagagagagagagagagagagacaaagagtggGAGAGAGTGTAGAAAATTAGTCCATCTTAGACTCAaacttttttccatttttatttttgaattaatgTTGTTTGTCTTTTAGcatttcaaaaattaaaataaatgtgtatgtgtat includes:
- the si:ch211-155e24.3 gene encoding zinc finger protein 333; translated protein: MSYCSFQAQLVSFMELVAKAAEAEISRRVDESCAVIRLELTRSRRDIDALKRKCVLLDGELRRVRGRGRRRVWFRTQRDSDVSAIRDQEQNPDQNPDQSVSPLDEGTGALVIKQERQEQESSSAAAENRPFDPEQQNIQQIQAQENHKPLLEGASEIPNTHCTHSQTSTELRSGPGLQVKAEKDDEEPRGHLRFAQLWTNTEPSRNMCLDPVETQMELYEPVLINADDGETGARLDSGQALARRLRTHWRSSADAEKRFSCSYCEKSFSRFGQLKEHLRSHTGEKPFACAQCGRSFTKHCNLIRHAVVHSGEKPYQCGQCGKRFTQRSSLKSHQRTHSSAWGHS